The stretch of DNA cggcatactcgtacgccgagtgcaccctcttctggcagggcatcacccggcggcaaatgaagttgccgaccacgccaagcccgtccaggcgcgaccagtcgatcagcttcatgagatccgccactggaccgtcgaactccgggcggtcggtccagctcgtcctcttctcaggaatgtatcccacgtcgcagaacgtggagctgcccggttcctccctgatgtagaaccacttcctgtaccattcggtcaaggaagtgttccatggacagtgcaggtagcgattcttcattccatcacgaaggttgaggtatactccacctgcaaccttggagcctccaactgctcccttcttcctcaagcagaaaagataccggaaaagatcgaagtgcggctctatgccaacataggcctcgcacaggtggataaaggtggaaatgaggagaattgagttcgggtgcagattgcaaatcccgatctcgtaatacaaaagaagaccttgaagaaaaggatgaacaggaacaccaaaacccctcttaatgaaatcttcaaatacgacgatctcaccggcacgagggtcggggtagctctccccctccggtgccctccagccgccgagctccgggccgtgcagaagccccatatcgacgaggtcactaagagattttgtggtgctgcgagacttcttccactccttggccatcagttcggccctcttcctggagtcgctcttcgccattagaggtgcgaatgtgggcttgagttaggaagatgcaggagattggagaagatgagagcggaaggtttgaaggcaatggcagggtaagcggtacaggcggacctattaggctcttatcagcccgcaactccacctctcccacttcctgtattctcgggaagtgggcaggccatgcggcggacgcggcgtttcggtttacaatgattatagacaattaatgcggcggatttttcgtaccaattgatggtttccttttctcaaaccatgcaaaggcggTTGCacaagttgccaggcgcaacttttcatgcatccgtctgacaccccgtcaggaggcctcgtcacgtcaattttaactgggaagatcttttcaaaaaaacAAGACGATACATACGCCAgaaagtcaacaatccggggactgcaccgaccatcgggcattcgacgctcggggactggtcgcccagtctatcagctcggaatttcaaggactgcgccgaccaccgagcactcgacgctcggggactagtcgtccagtctatcagctcggaacttcaaggactgcgccgaccaccgagcactcgacgctcggggactagtcgtccagtctatcagctggaagctttaaaggactgcaccgaccaccgagcactcgacgcccggggactggtcgcccagtctatcagctagaCGCTTTAAaaaactgcaccgaccaccgagcactcgatgctcggggactggtcgtacagtacagcGACACAGGATTCTAAAAAACACTTGGTGCTTGGTGACTGGTCGAttaatctattcaattgcagtcagactggtaaattccactttttagaccttgctacaaggttcatacttcgccttccagcaagctcggggactacatcggtacgatgcatctggcgatgcatctcagttacagaatttctttgaggacttttgttttgaccctggcaccacgtgcctgcgtcacctactaccaggctcggggactaagtgggcacacttcaccttgcggtgaatttgcttgcttttttgacgtttatacctttcaaaaaagtaaagtgggcacacttcaccaggaaagaaatcttttttgatttagagcaccatgcattcttcgaacaacctgcttctttgaacctgcttcttcaatgtcaatgttgatcaactgtcttttgagttggtcaaaataccgttgcaactattcgggcaactttcctgaagacgtcaagcctcactgatcgaagaagctcaagacggcgtgttacaccataatacatggtgctcggggactagctgtgggggtataaacccctatacccttacggctggacttgggccaggaggcttggcccattacgagacgagtccaaagcttgatccgacaacctggagtcccgcgcaaggaaacaagatgtggagatcaagcaggattctggtcggttagaataggaattgatatcgaattatccatggcaattgtaaccgactaggattagtttccagatctgtaaccctgccctccagactatataaggaggggcaagggacccccctaggacacatcatattctctcaacacaaatcaatacgaccagacgcaggacgtaggtattacgccaactcggtggccgaacctggataaaaagcttgtccgtgtcttgcgtcaccatcgagttcgtagtttgcgcaccgtctaccgataaactactaccgtgggtataccccaaggtagactgccgactagctttcatcgacaacagtcagtcttgctttgataccaatttgtcacacccaaatttaaggctaaatttgagtacaataaacCTCATGTGCGCcctaggaatagtcgcacacacaagtcgacaaattacacAAGTATCATCACAAGAGTCTTACATAACGATTATTACAACCACGAACATCAAAGTCTGGCAACGAGCGGAAATAAAACTCATATCTAACTATAACTTGATATctccaacacagggacgaccgactgggggaTTGTCAACCTAGAAGTCATCTAGGAATTCCTCGTAGACgctgtcatctgttacccatccgggatttttgtcTAAAAAGAATATAgaaacaagcgtgagtacatctcgtactctgcaagcataacataggattttatgcggctcaaataggtcagacactggctactacagttagcattttaattggtcaatgttttaatcctattaaattataaattatgcttaagctcccgattagcccacatgagtacatgataataacaccgttaaccttcatggttaacaccatcaccatcacggttaaaccacattaatcatcacgatcaatgcgtcaTACTTTCATAAGTCATCccccataaccatccacacccatctattccgtaagggtccaaggccgctcatgtccaagagcacggctagtataccagtttgatcaaactctgcacagaggtgtgcacttttcctataagtcgtgttacccatatgcccagggtttgcaagacccactaacactgccaaggtgagcgggcagggaacactatgaagccttccataggcctcgtctaaccagttagggccgcgaggttccctcgacaggcagatatagaggacCCCcttttcctatggcacatttccatcacggctatacacataggaacagaagcagttctatacccaaagtggcaagcccctcttgcgccctttcgggtaacctctaaccagctagatgagatcctactactgagctaaagttagagccatataaccatcacggtcGCACTATATGTCCCGGAtagtcgcttacagagaagtccttacggagggtctaggtcaacctgaccgaagtcaattgcaccatagcccttttccCATCATTTGTCATCATATTTAATAAAGTCAGAAGGACAGTGAAGTCTCAATTAAttagagcactagcaaagctacccatATGCAATCTACTTATAGGTGTCATAAACatatagtcaggtagctaggatgtccttagggttatcaaaattagacacatACAGATGCGTAATTATTTAAGTGAGTAAGTGTTcaagggaaacccatgttatacttgcctttggtgaagggaagctgctgctggtcctgctgctcctcggagTAAAATGATTGCCCACGGtcacgtcaccgtctgcgctcaATCGGCACCACACAACAAGACGCATCCAGGTTCCaacatacaagcaaacaatcctttaattagaacaatacaccaacatatCAAAACAAGATAAAATGTTTtaaaacagaacctacgtttcactacgatcacatagatacgaagatcacgaaaatcggaactaAAACGATCAAGTTATGAATTTACAGCGATTTCCTATagccatttaattaattaaagctaaacctaaaaataaaaagttgcaaactGTAGTAACAATGGTACTAACATGTAGAAAATTTAATTATGAACctgacgcaatttgaacgggtcaaatcggagctaaaacgaatattttatggccaaaacaaactcagtggcaaatCTATAAATTTCTGAAAGCGTATTTTGGCCTAACCGACGGGAAATACGTGTTCAACGCGGCAAAGCGTAATCTAAGAAGTACGCTACGGACTGCGGCCGAATTTGGAAATCCATGAGGGGTTCTTTAAGCAAAGTTGCCCTCGAAGGGGTACGGTGCATCCAGGGCCGTTGATCTCGCAATGGACGGCCAGGATTAGATCGTGGGAAAAAGAAGGGGCGAAGAGAGGGCCGGCCGCCGGAGGGGAAAGggatggcggcggcgccgccatttccgtggcgaggagctcaccGGTGCACTTTAAGAGGAGGCTACGACGCGTGGTTTTCCATTCCGAATGTacagggagagagaggagggcgagGGGAACTCGTTCCCGGCCTCGGAGCTCGCGCGAAAATGGCCCTAGAGACCCGAAACGGTGCAAAAGAAACACAGAGAGAAGGAGGggaagaatgcgatgctcacCACGGCGAAAACGGAGGCGATGGCGGCTCAAATCACTGGGGCGACGCGCGGCCGGACAGAGGCGCTCCGGCGACGGTTCTCTGAGCGCGAGAGCAGGGGCGAGGCAAGGGAGAACCGGATGAGAGAGGGGAAAATGGCTCGAGCGCAGACGCTTTTCCAATGCCGAGGCGCGAGGCAAGAAGTGGAGAGAAATCGTGGGAGCGGGGGGGCTTGCGGCCGGGCGGTTGATgccgagagagagaagaggggaGGGAGCGGGCGGTTGGAGATGATGGAGCTGACaggcccggcctgtcagcgggtgAGAGGGGAGGAAGGGGGCCAGCTGGGCCGCGGCCTAGGAAGAAAGGGAGGGAGCGGGGAAACTAGGCCAAAAGGCAGAAAGAGAGGGGGAAAAAGGTTCTgctatttttctttttcaaatAAATTTTCAATACATTTTTTCAATTGGATTTTTGATCAAATTggcattttgtttttaaaacaatcatcacaATAAAATACACCACCATGTATGCAACATAAAATGTTTCCTAAACTTAGATTAAATTTTtaattttctaaaatttattattttcctatattgaaatgCTCCACCAAAATTACTTAATTAATTCAAATTCATCTATttaaaagaaataaaatttGGGTGTTACATAATTTCATTATCAATTTGTGATGAAAATTTTTATATAAGACTTTTACAACCCGTTTTTGTTCAATGGGCAAACTTATCCTAATAATTTTTCAACAAAAAAGTTCTAACTAAGACTTTATATACCAAATTTTACAAATAATGAAACTTATACAAATAGCTTTTTCCTTGTTCAATGTCTCAAAAATTTGTACCAAACTTATCCAAAAtagtatattttatttattctgAACAAACCTTTTGACTTAAAAATTGTTCATCATAGTAGATAGATGAAAAattgtaggttatgatagtaaaattttaaaaagaaaaggaaataaaaaggcgaGAGGGGTGTCAATGACTCGAGACAATACCGTAAGTCCGTAACTTGTAATCTGTAGGCCCACGAAGGCCCAAGCCCAAACCTTCCCAAAACCCTTCTCCAGTCCTGCTCACTCCCGTCTccgagcgccgccgccaccagcgCCAGCGCCGACGCGCGAGAAacaggaggaagaagaggctAGCCGATCCAGCTGCTATGGCGGGCGGGGGCCTGCTTGGGGGCGCGTTCTGGGCGACGCGGGCGCTGGAGGTGGTCAAGCGGAATGATTCCCCGGGCCTGCTGTGGAAGCGCATCAAGCTGACAACCACCCGCAAGAACAACGCCAAGAAGCGCCTCAAGCGACTCTGGCAGGTTTGCTACCTTGCTCCTCCTCTATTACGTTCCCGCTCCGGTCTATCCGTGCAGCgttgttggggggggggggggggggagctaATGGATTCTTCGTCGTCTCTTCGACCCATTTGTGATTCACTTTGATTCGATTGTTGCTTCCTGAATCTTCGGCTTGGTTTTCCAATGGACTTAGCTGATGAGTTATTCGGACTTGTAGCGCCGTGGTTTGATTTTGGAGTGCATGCAGCATGTCTATGATTTAAGAGTATTCTTGCCTTCCGGGAGGGGATGACGATGACGAAgtttaggccgtgtttagttcccggaaaaatttcgcgacaccaTAGCATATTCGTTTGTTTGCGGGTCTGATATGTTTCgacactgtgtaattagtttttgtttttgtctatatttaatacttcatgcatgcgtctaaagatttgatgcaaCGGGgagtcttgaaaaattttgggttttgagTAGGAAGTAAACAAAAGGCTGAAAATATTTATCTTAGCCTTACCGAATCGCTCTGGGGATTCTGTGTAGTTCCTGTCAGGAATGTGCTTTTGCTTTATTAAAATTATAAAACTTGATTTTGCACCTTGTTGGTTTGTTCTTCCTGCTGCTTGGCCATGAAAAGCTACCTGATAAAATATTAGGGACGGTGATAAGCTACCTGATTACCTCCAGGGTAAAACTGCAAAACTTTCTGGTTACCATGAATCAGGTACCTATAAATGCAATAGGTTGTAAGAAATGTTATTGCTTCTAGATTGGATTTTTAAAGTCGACTTGTGTCATTCAGGAGTTGCATAAAAGGTTACAATTGATGTTTTGCACATGTTATTCCTGGAACTCGCCTCCAAAATTGGCAACCTGTCTTGCACATTTTATTCCTGGAACTCGCCTCCAAAATTGGCAACCTGTCTGGCAGAGCTTGGGTCTATTTACAGTGAAAAAAATTTTCTCTATTTTGATGAAAGATATAGCCAGTTTACCAGCATCTAGCATTAAACATTACTTAGCAGATTCTTTAATGGCAGTGAGGGTGTTGCTGTATTTCTGTGTTTTTTTGCACATGGAGTTAATTGCTGGATTGCTATTTGTCTTGTCTGGCAACTAGGTTTGTGCCTGTGAATTGCTACATGCTTGCATCATGATCACATAGGCAACAGGTTACCATGGAGTACATTAATCCATACCAAGCTCACTAAGAAGATATTCCCttggttccaaattataagccgGTTTGACTATTTTTGTACATAGaatttgctatgtatctagacatacatTATATCTAGATACATGGCAAAATGAATGTACCAAAAAGgtcaaagcgacttataatttagaacagagggagtagtatTTTGGTTGACATTTGTTCACAAAATTACAACATTTCATCCATGTTCATAATCTTGTGTAGCTTCAGCTTGTGGAATAGGATCTCTTCATTATTTTGAATAGAGCACATGATGCTTATCTATGGTGATTCATTCTTCCTGCTTGAGGCAAACTGTTTCTTTTTTAGTCATATAGTAGTTTGATTGGATATTGGAATACCTATAACATATGACTGCTTAACAAAAGGAAacaattcttttatcttttttcttcACACTGTGCTTCCTTTTCTGAAGTTTGGTGCTTCAGGCAGTCAGAATCATTCACTACCAATAGCATCCTCAGTTCATTGCTCTGCTATACTCCCTGTTTTCTGCATTAATACTTGATTTGTCCTGCTCCTGCCCGAATCTTATTTCTGTGAGCATCAATATTTGCCCCTGAGTTTCCCTGTTAATCCCTTGACTTTTTAATTGAAACTTGTGTGATTCATGAGTTGTTGCAGATCAGAGTGTCTAGAAATGTTGGCAAAACCTCTTCCATTACACATGCCCAAATGTGACATATATGATACAGGAGAAAATATTCACTGCAAACCACGTCTTcggtggaatcttgaaaatccCCTAGATAAACATACTTAGGAAAAAATCGAAATGTTGCTCATTCATACTGCATGTATAGATGTACATTGCCACAAAATTTGagattcaaactcattttgtaaAAATTCATACGAAAATAACAAATTTATGTGGAATTTTGTCATCTAGTGCATATGCACCTGaaattttttagtttcgtaTGATTTATGTTGAGTTTGAATCTCAAATTTTGTGGCAATGTACATCTACTATGGATGTGCATTGTTTCAAGTTTATCGTAAACTCCTAAGTATATTTTTCTAGGGGATTTTTCACAATTCcattgaagatgtggtttgCATTGAATACTTTCCTATGATTCAGTGCAGCCAcgttttcgagaaaaaaaaccACAAGTGCAGAGTCCTTTTTTGGTGGGATCAGTGTTAACGAGCACTCATTTGGTTTGATAAAAGCGTCACTGAAGATCGTATGTTTGGAAACCTACATTTAGGTCCATTTAACTGATCTTTAAGAAAATCACCATCTGCCAAGCTTAGTTTTATTACTTGCTCACAAATCAAAAGTATGCTTTCGTCAAGTTTTGATCCTTCTGTTCTATTGCATTTTATAGATCTTGTGTTTCTTTACCCTGAACACACTACCTCTGAGCTGGTGCAGTTTTGCTGCACAAGAATATTGAATGGCCGTACTGGTCACTTGTTTTCTCCTGATCCTTTCTTTTATTTAGATTTAGATATATGGAGCATAATGCACAATTATTCAAGTTACTTTCATTAGATGTTCCTTACATTTCTGTAACAAACCGATGACAAAAGAGTAAAAGACATTAGTACACGTGTGCTATCTTGCTACTCTAAGTAGGTACTTGCATCTTACTAACTGGCTTTAGCTAACTTTGGAAACAAATGTGTATGTACACTGCATCATCATGATTCAGAATCCTTGCGGTAAACCCCATACATGTAGAGATACTGATTTAATTATTTAGGTTGCTCAATCCTGATGCAGTAATTATTTATGTTTTGCACCCAACTCAGTTCTATCAAGTCGTTAATCAGTCCCCTGAGCACGACTAGGCTAGAAATTGATTCAtctgattaatcatgattaatctgatGATTAGGTGGTGGACTAGCCTGGAGATTGCAGACAGCATACTGGGCTGCAGCTAGACCACTTGGGCTTTCTTTTTTTCAACCCAATATGGTTTCCCTGTGACCACTTGGGCTTCTGCTCATCTCAGGCTCATGCTATACTGCTCCTGCCACTGCTCTCTGCTTAGTGCTTTCATAATACATACACATGTGTGTGCAGGAGTACATGACACTTCTTTTCACAAGTAATTGACCAACTGGACATTAAATCTCACAAGAATGTCCTGCTCTAGTGCTATTTACTATAATCTTGCTGTTAGCTTTATACCGTATAGTATATGTATATAGGTTTTGAAATATACAGGACAACTAGGAGTCTAGACCAATGGGCTGGTCGATGACTACGACTAGTCGGCTGGTTGGTCCCATTGCAACTAGGGTGGAGTAGACAACTTGATAACACTACTTTTATCTGATGTTCAAAAATACTCACTGGATGGATGTCATGTCAATACTTAAATACCTTCCTGTACTGAAGTTATGGATGCAAATACTGTTTCCTAACCTTTAGGTCTGTTCCTTTCATTAAATTAGAGTTGAACAATGCTAAATGCTTGGATCTCATATAGGTGTCTTCCAACTCAGAAGTTAAGGTTACAAATAACCTTTAGGTCTGAAACCTTGATGAATAACGTGTAAAAGTGAACAGCCGTGTTTCCTTCTTGCAAATTTGATTTGCACGTTTTGGTTCAGTAGCCTCTTGCAGAACTGTCTTTAACTGTTGCTAGGATCCAGCCCTTCATACCGACAGGCGACTAATATTTTGCAATGTTTTATCACAGAATGAGGCGGTTATAAGGGCTTGTGGTGAATCAGAATCTGTGTCAGCATCAAACACGGCTTCTACGGCTGAGAAACAACAGTAGCTTGGAGCTGAATACAAAACTGGAGCAGGTCCTATGACTTTTGCACGATTGGCTGAAGCCTGAACTATCCCCCCCAGTATTTTGAGTTTGCTGTCCTCAGATTGAAAGCCAAGTGCGTGTATAAATCTTACTTTCTTCTTCCAGAGGACATCATTGCTTGCTACCGCATGCAACCTTGCCCCCTCCTGCTTACATCAGTTCCTAGCATCTATCCCCTCCTGAATTCCATCGTTTTCGATTTCGCTGTTTCCATGTTACTTCTGGAAAAACTGTTGAGCTTGTTTTCTTTCCTCTATTCTGCATCATGCCTAGGTCAGTCTAACTACTATTCTGCATATGCTGATATGctatatgagagaaaaacactgcttatTGTCTGCGGCAATGTAATGCATTGCACCCGTTGCTGTCGTTGACATCAGCTTGCCACCGTTTTTCGAAGCTTGCAAGTTTGGTTAAGACATGTTGAAAGAATCTGGTCCCATCAAAGGACAGATGTTCTCCCATGTGGTGTGCTTTGTGTTGCATACTCTCTggtattgtttagttcacctcgaaaaccaaaaagttttcaagattttctatcacatcgaattatgtgttatatgcatgaagtattaaatatagacgaaaacaaaaattaattatacagtttgactgtaaatcgtgagtcgaatcttttgacctagttaatctattattggataatatttgtcataaacaaataaaagtgctataatagtgaaatctgaaatcttttcggaactatacCAGCCTCTCTCGCATGTGCTGATGTGCTGCATTAACAATATATGGTGATGGTACAAGGAAGCACGCAACGAAATGTCAGGCTGCCGGCTGCGTGTGCCGTTTGCAAGCCGTGGTTTGGCGAATGCGGCGGACGGTGATTGATTAAACCGGGACGAAGTAGACCGATGCGTTGATGAACGGGTACGACGAGATATGATACGGCATGATATTTTATTTTCCTCGTGATGTTATATCAATCTAAATACAGTACATCGTACCATTCGCTGAGTGGTACTCTTTTCGGCTGAGTAAATCAACTTTTTGAATTGTtgtaagttatttttttaaGAGTTGGAGGACATTATGCCCCTCCCGGCCTTTCAATTAAAGTCAAAAGACCAAATGGTTTACAGCATAGTTTTGCCTAGAGGGACCCAGTTCCACCTGGCAAAGGACAACAACCAAAACACAACTACCTAAAGAAACAAATCTGACAGAGTTAACTTCAGAACCAGCCACTAAAAATCACTAAGGCTAGCACCTCTATTACACGCCACCTAAACACTTCAGCCAAAAAGCTCTATGCCACGGAAAATCTTGAgtgtatgcattaggatctagtaaagtgctaatctaacttctttagaaaaatattttgtgaaatgctaacataCATGCACAATGGTGGTGGACTCTTGGTCGTGTTAAcatatttacaaaggaggtgaagTTCgaggggtagagaggggttcaggactcggcgcttttgagaaaatgtaaTGCATATTTTCCATTGCGTCGGAGAAAAGTTTCGGAAAAGTCGCGCGAGTGTTTTTTTTGCTGAGAAACACTCGTTGGACGCTGGGTCAAACAACATCGGATGCTAAGCCCGCGTCCGACGCGTGCAGTGTAGTGAGGCGCAACTCGACTTGTGTGTCGGAGCGTCTGGTACTCGCGCAGAGCAACTCTGATAGGGTTTCGATGTTGTGTGCGTTGGACGCTGGCGAGCGTCCGATGGTACaccatcggacgcgtccgatgtcTGCGCGGAAGGTTTCAAAACCTTACTGAGTAGCGTTCGATGTAAGCAACCGCATCTGGTGCATGGTGTCTATGTGTCCAACGCGGTGTACTTTAAAAGTGTTAAGTTTCTAGTGACCGTTGGCGATTAACGGTCCATGTTCAAAGAGGGACACATGGCACGATCTAACACGCGAGGCAGGTTGTAACACCCGAAAATTTAcaacttttgaaataggtgaaaatgatttaattttatatttttatgctcatggaatatagggaaaataatatttttcattacatTAAAAATTCATTATAGGAATTTAGTAACATGTTGAGCATTCATGATGGTACCATATGTTTTACTGTATTGTGTGGATTTGAGCAAAGTTTAAAATATGTCAAACTGATTTTAAATGGATTTGAAAAGGCTTTGAAAATGACTTAAATGGCTTtttggaagaaaaaaaaacagaagaaAGTTTCTTCTCCCTGTTTTGGCCTGGCAGCCAGCTAAGGCCCATCTCGCCACCATCCCGCTCCCCCTTCCGCCTCGGCCTAGTCGGCCCAGTGCTCTCGCATCGGCCTAACTCACGCGCCTCCCTTTTAGATGCTGATCACTCGGCCCCACCCGTTAGCGTTTCCACCGTCCTTTCCATCGTCTTCCCCGAGCCGTGGCCGAGCAGGACTCCGGAAGGCGGCCACCAAATCCCAATTTCCCTAGGATTACTGCCTCATATGCACGATCGACCCTCTTAAAAGCCTTGTAATCTTCCCTGTGATCTTCTTTCGAATCTAGCTCAACCGAGGAGCCCTATCCGCCCTACCCCGCAAtcgtttggatctcgccgagccgcaagcaaccgccgccgccgtggtctTTGCTTTCTACTGCCCTTGAGCCATCTATAACCGCTTGCCGAGCTTCACAAGTTGGTAATGACGTTTCGGAttcccttttattttctttctattgCTTTGGTTGCTCGCTAACTCGGCCATGATGTGCAGAAGCTCGTCTGTCCGCCATCCTGAGTCAAACGACCTCTACAAGctgtcccggtccttgatctcaACTTGGGTGAGTTCACGAAGTCCTCCTCTACCTCTCGGTGTTTTTCTTTCGACCTAGGACGGTTGGAATCGCCAGATCTTTAAACTCCGGCGAGCTTTACCctcctccggccatggcgccgccgtctagacttgccgccggccggccgaatcACTCCCAACCTCTCTCAGCCGTCTGATTCTAGATCAACGCCTAGGATTAGAACATACCCCTTCAGGGCAGTTTTCGCTTAtcaaacccgcagtccaaagcaCATCCACCGAAATACGTACTCTATTTCTGAAAACATAAATTGCCACATTCCAATACGCTTTCTAGTATTTACatgtttgccactgattttattttgctcataaaatattcattttaactccgttttgacccattcaaattgcgttagattcgtaatcacgaGATCCACATTTTAGTAAACTTGGTTCAACAGTtttaaacttttaaatttcatgaccctatttaattaattacttttctataggaaatattagaaaaat from Sorghum bicolor cultivar BTx623 chromosome 8, Sorghum_bicolor_NCBIv3, whole genome shotgun sequence encodes:
- the LOC8063244 gene encoding uncharacterized protein LOC8063244, which produces MAGGGLLGGAFWATRALEVVKRNDSPGLLWKRIKLTTTRKNNAKKRLKRLWQNEAVIRACGESESVSASNTASTAEKQQ